The genomic DNA GCGAGGCCCGAGGCGGCCAACTCCCGTTCCAGCGCGAAGCGGAAGCCGATGGGGCTCTCGGGGTTTCCGGGGGTGTTCTCGTCCATGAGGGGCAGGCCGGTGCGGCCGTAGGAGGAGATGCCGGTGGTGAAGACGAGGTGGCGGTGGCGGGCGTCGCGCTCCTGGGCGGCGAGCAGTTCGGCGAACAGGCGCCGGTCGCCGCCGACGGGGTCGCTCATGTCCATCAGCAGGTGGACGACCGCGTCGGTGCCGTCGAGGTGGTCGCGCCAGGTGTCCGGCTTGGTGAAGTCGCCCTCTACCAGGGTGACTTCGTCCGCGGTGAGGGCGCGGGCCGCGGGGGCGGAGGTGTCGCGCGCCAGGCCCAGGACGGTGTGTCCGGCGCGGGCGAGGGCGGCTGAGACACGGCGGCCGGCGTAGCCGGTGGCGCCGATGACGAGGATCCGCATGAGAAATGCTCCGGGTGCTGTGTCGTGCCGCGGGGCGGGCGGCGGGGTCAAGTAACGGGGTCGGATGGGGAGTTCAGGCAGGGGGTTCAGGTGGCGGGGGTGGTGGTGAAGAACCGGGCGAGCCGGTCGGCCGTCCAGGCAGGGTCGTCGGCCGCGAAGGTGTGCGCGGCCCCGGGGACGGTGTCGTGGTGCACGTCGGTCGCGGCTGCGCGGGCGCCGGCCAGCAACACGTCCTGGGGCAGGCCGTGTTCGCCGTTCAGGACGAGGACGGGCATGGTCAGACGGTCGCCGGCGCGGGCCGCCCGCCCGTCCTGGACGAGGGTGGCGTAGTGCTCGAAGCCGCCGCGCATCGCGTCGGGGCGGGTGTGGGCGCGCAGCAGGTCGGCGCGGTCTGCGGCGGTGATCCCGCCGGCGGTCATCATCGACCAGAAGCCGGACAGGTACCGCTCCTCCTTACCGGCGGTGAGCATGGCGGCCAGGTCGCTCTGGGCGTGGAAGCCGAAGTGCCATGAGCCACCGGTGGCGGGGTTCATGCGCTCCTCCAGGCCGTAGCCGGGCAGGAACGCCTCACTGAGCACCAGCCGGACCACGTCCTCGGGGTAGCTCTGAGCCCAGGCGTGGGCGGTCATCGCGCCGACGTCGGTGCCGACCACGAAAGCCCGGTCGTGGCCCAGGTGCCGCAGCAGGCGGCGGAGGTCCGCGGCCTCCTCGCGCTTGGTCCAGTGGCCGGCCGGGATCTGTGAGTCGCCGGATCCGCGCAGGTCGGGCGCGACGACCGTGAAGCCGCGTGCCGCGAGGAGGGGCAGCAGCGCCCGCCACTCGATCCAACTGAACGGCCAGCCGTGGATGAGGACTACGGCGGGGCCTGAACCGCCCACGACGTAGTGGAGTTGGACGCCACCGAAGTCGCCGACATCAGCGACGGCGTGCTCGAACCCGTCCGGTGCGGATGCTCGGGGATACATGCGATCACCTCATACTTAATTAGTTAAGCAAACATCACAGCACCACTTGCTTAACTAGTCAAATACACTGGTCGCATGGAGCCCACCGCCGCTGACACCACCCCCACCAGTGATCCGCTGACCGCCGATGAGCTACTGCTGTGGCAGAGCCTGGGACGTCTCGTCCACTCCCTGCCGCGCGCGCTGGAGCAGGACATGGCCCGCACCGGCGTGACCATGACCGAGTTCGCCGTTCTGCTGCTGCTGAGCGAGGCGCCCGACCGCCGTATGCGCATGTCCGCGCTCGCGGCGGCCTCCGGCGTCACCCCGCCGCGCGTCACTCGCATCATCGAAGGCCTGTCCCGCCACGGCCTGGTGCGTAAGGAACGCCATGGCCAGGACGCACGCGGCAGCGAAGCCGTCCTCACCGACGCCGGGCTGCGGGCCATGCACGCGGCTCAGCCCGCCCACCTCGCCAGCGCCCGGCGCCGGGTCCTCGACCACATCCCGGCCGACCTCCTGCCGGGCATGGCCGAAACCCTGGCCGTGCTCGCCGAGGGCCGGCACCGACAACAGTCCTCCGATCTCCCCCGGTGACGCATCGGCGGCTGTGGTCAGCCGCACGTCACGGTGATCGGCGCGTGCACGCTCCGCGGGGGCAGCGTGACGGTCAGGGTGCGGGTCGTGCTGTCGAAGTGGTAGGCGTGCGGGGAGAGTTGGGTCCCTCCCACGCGGACGGTGTTCGGGGCGGTGACGCCGAGGAAGGAGACGGTCCACTGCCGGTTTCGGACCTGGCCGTGGAACGTTCCGGTCGCGGGGCCGATCGTCAGAGTGTGCCGGGAGTTGGTCTCCCGGTACCGGATCTTCGTGGTGGCGGTGTGGCCGCGCCCTGCGCTGGTTCCGTCGTCCTCGTAGAGGGAGGAGGAGCCGGAGGCGCCCGCGGCGACGGTGAGCGTGACCTTGGTCAGTGGGGCCTTGTCGTTGCTCGTGACGTTGCTCGTGCGGGTCGGGATGACCGCGCCCGCTCTGACGAACACAGGCATGGTGTCGAGGCCGTCGGTGATGTTCTGGGTGGTGCCGCCCGCGTAGGTCTGCCCGGTGAAGTAGTCGGTCCACCGGCTGCCGGGCGGGAACCACACCGAGGTCGTCGCCGTGGCACCGGGTGTCGTGACGGGGGCGACCAGCAGGTCGGAGCCGTAGAAGTACTCGCTGCCCGAAGTGGCGTACGCCTGGGGCTCGTTGGGGTATTCGAGGTACATCGGGCGGGTGACCGGAACGCCGGTCGTGCTCGCCTGCTGTGCGAGTGAGTAGGTGTACGGCACCAGGTTCTCGCGGAGGTTGAGGAACTTGTCCGCGGAGGCGCGGGCCGCGGTGCCGTACTGCCAGGGCAGCCGGTCGCTGTGGTTGCTGTGCAGCCGGTCGATGGGCTGGAAGGTGCCCAGTTGGACCCAGCGCGCGTACATGTCGTCAGGGAGTTTGTGCGTGGTGCGGGTCGTGCCGTCGGCGGTGTAGGTCTCCGAACCGGTCAGGTTCGTGGTGTCGTTGTGGCCGCCGATGTCGTGGCTGATCGCCGACAGGCCGGTGGCGGCCGCTTCACCCGGTGTGTAGCCGACCTCCGCCTTCAGGGTGCCCCAGGTGGAGGAGGTGTCGCCGGTGAAGTGGACGGTGGTGCGCTTGTCGGCCCACGGTCCGGTGGGCATCGCCTGTTGGCCGCTGTAGCCGCCGGCCTGGAGGGAGCCGTAGGCGCGGGAGACGACGAATCCGCGGCCGATGGTCTTGTCGGCGTCCGTGGCGTACTGCTGGTTGATCCACGCGTCGGGAGTGACGCCGGGCAGCGAGGACTGCGAGTTGTCGCAGCACCAGTCCGGCCACCAGAAGTCGTTGCCCTGCTGGTCCATGGTCCGATGCAGGTCCATGTACGCCTTGAGCTGGTCGGGGTCGCCCCAGTCGAAGGTGTAGCAGTCCCCCGGGCCGCTGCTCGCGGCGGGGGCACAACCACCCTTGCGGAGTTTGCCCTTGGCGGTGGACTGGGCCTGGGCGAACTGCGGGTCGCCGCTGAGGATGCTCGGGTGGACGTTGAGCGTGTTGTGCAGGCCCTGGGCGGCGGACCAGTCGAAGAACCCCTTCGGATCAGGGAACTTGGACGTGTCGATCTCCCAACCGCTCCAGGTGTTGGGCGACTTGAAGTCGGTGTCGGTCACCAGGACGTCCAGGGGTACGCCCTCGGCCCGGAAGGCGGGCAGGATCGTGTTCTCGTAGTCGGCGGCGGTTCGGTCGATGTACTCCGAGTACCAGACGCCGTAAGCCCATTGAGGAAGCAGTTGGGGCGGGCCGGTGAGGGTGGCCAGGTCGGTCAGGGCCTGCTTGTAGTCGTGGCCGTAGCCGAAGACATAGCCGTCCTGGTACGGCGCGCCGCCGTGGGACGGGCGTTGGGCGACTTGGCGGGTGCCGGTGTCGTAGAGGGCCGAGGCCGTGTCGTCGAGCAGGTACCAGCCGTCCTTGTACAGCAGGCCCGGTGTGGTGGCCGGCGTGCCGTTGTCCCCGTTGAAGCCGTCGAGGCTGCGGCGGTAGCCGCCGAGCGCCGAGTGCGGTTGCGGGGGCGGGGAGTCGGCCGCGGTGACGGAGACCGTGTCGAGGTTGACGTGGCAGCTCGCGGTGTCCGGGCAGCCGACGGAGATGTCGTTGGCTCCGGCCTTGAGGATGACGGGGACCGAGGCGGTCCTCCAGGTGTCCCAGTCGCCGGTGACGGGCAGGGACAGGGTCTGCGTGGTGCCACCGGAGGACACCGCGGCCGTACGGGTCTGGTAACGGCCGTCGCTGCCGGTCGCGTTGGCGTAGCGGACCTGCAACGCGTAGGTGCCGTCCGCCGGTACGCCGGCCACGTGGGTCAACAGGCCTGCTCCCTGGTTCAGTTCGGCGACGAAGCCGCTGCCGGAGTAGCCGGCGTGGTCGGTGGCCGTGATCGCCGAGCCCGAGCCGCGGTCGGCCTCGGCCTCGCAGTTCACGCCGAACCCGCAGGCCGTGATCGCGGTCGTGGACGTCAGCGGAAAGCCGCCGTCCTGGTCGACCAGGGCGACGCTGTCGATGTTGACGTCGCCGGAGTCCGCGGCGGTCCTCGTCAGCGTGATGGTGTGGTGTCCGGCGCCGAGTTGTACCGCGCTGCCCGCCAGGCCCCAGGTGTTCCAGTTCGCGGTGACGGGCAGGCTCACCGTTCGGCTCGCTCCGCCGTCGACGGACAAGGTGAGGGTGCGTGTCGCGTTCTGGCCGTCGCCGCCGAGGGAGTTGGCGTAGCGCGCGTCGAACCGGTAGGTCCCCGACGTGGGGACGTCGACGTCGGCCGACAGGGAGTTGCCCGTCCCCTCGAAGCCGGCCAGGAATCCGGAGCCGGTGTAACCGGTGTGGTCCGAGGCGACTCCGGGCCCGCTGTGCGGCAGTTGCTCGGCCTCGCACAGGGCGCCGAGGGCGCACGTGAGCCGCTGCCACGGCGCCGCGTCGACCGGCGACCCGCCGGCCGACAGCCGCACGGAGAGGTTCTGCGCGTCGAAGGGCCCGGAACCCTCCTGGTACCGCAGGGTGAGCGCGCTGGTGCTGATGGTCAGCCAGCCGTCGGACGTGCTGGAGGTGTACGAGGTCGGCGCGAACGCGGTGCGGCCGATCGCGTTGAACGTCGCGCTGTCGGCGAACTTCCCGTCCTGCGCGTACTCGGTGCGTATGAGGGTCGGGGACAGGATCTGGAAGCGTGCGCTGCCGGACGTCACCGACGCGGTGCGGTGGTTCGTCGGTGCGTCCGCCGACGCCTCTGCGGTACCGGTCAGCATCGTCGCCGCCAGGCTGCTCACCAGGGCGATGGCGGTGAGACGTCTTCGCGGGAAGCGCGTCGCGCGTAACGCTGGTCTTCTTCTCATGGACATCATGGACAGCTCCGTCCTGAAGCGGGCCTGCGGGGCCCGTGGTGAAGGTGTGCCGGGTCCCGTTCACGCCTGGTGGAATGTGGCGCCATCCGACATCGTTGTCAAGCCCCGCCGTCGACGCCCTCGGCGCAGGCGTACCTCAGGTGCGGGGTCCACCCCGGTGCACTGCTCGGCCGTTCGGGACAGCCCGGCGGGACAGCGCTCACCTCAGCCTTGCGACGAGGTTTTCGTCAGGCTTTCCGGGCGCTCGGCGACGCGGGTCTGGAGGAGCAGGCGGGCAACGGCGGTCACGAGATCCGCACCTGGCTGATCGGGCACGCGGTGGTACGGGCACCCTTGGTGCGGACCGCGTACGAACCCGTCCCGGAATGGATCACCGGGATGGGCCTCGGCGCGACCTTCGAAGTCCGCCGACGAGGCAACCCAGGAAAGAGGGCTCTCTTCATGAGAGTTGACTTGCACGAAAGGCTCCGACCGCCTATCTTCGTGAGAGTCAACACCAACGAAGACAGCAACCTCTCCCCTCTGGAGGGTCAGATGACGGACGTCTCAGTGGTCGGCCCGGACGACGGTGAGTCGATCCAGCTCGGCCCGACCAGGATGCGGATCCTCGAAGACGGCAGCACGACCGGGCATCGCCTGGGTGTCGGGGAGATCACCCTGGCCCCGCACACCGACGGCCCGCCGCAGCACCGGCACGCCCGGCACGACGAGGGCTTCTACGTCGTGTCCGGCGCGGCCCGGTTCACCGTCGGCGAGACCGTGCACGACGCACCCGCCGGAACGCTGGTCATGATCCCGCCCGGCGCTCCGCACACGTTCGCCAACCCGACCGACGGCACCACGGTCCTGCTCAACACCTTCACCCCGGACCTGTATGTCAACTACTTCCGGGACCTGCGCGACATGATCGCCGACGGCAGCCCGCTCACCCCCGAAGCGACGATCGAGGCGATGAGCCGGTACTCCACCGAACCGGCCACCGACTTCGCCTGAACACCCGTACCCGCAAGGCAAGGAGAAGGCCATGGCAAGCACCACTCAGTACACCGTCGGCGTCGACGGAGTCGGCCCGGTCGAGGTGTCGGTGGCCGCATACGGGTCCGGGCGGCCGTTGCTGCTGCTGCACGGCGGGGCAGGACCGCAGTCGGTGACGGGGTTCGCCGAGAAGCTCGCCGCCGCTCACGACGTCCGGGTGCTGGTCCCGACCCACCCGGGCTTCGGCGGCACGGTACGACCCGAGGCACTGACCTCCGTGTCCGGCCTCGCCGCGCTCTACGACGCGCTGCTCGACCATCTGGACCTGACGGACGTGACCGTCATCGGCAATTCGATAGGCGGCTGGATCACCGCCGAGATCGCCCTGCTGAAGTCGCCGCGCGTCAGCGGCATCGTGCTGATCGACGCGGTCGGGATCGAGGTACCCGGCCACCCGGTGGCCGACTTCTTCTCCCTGACCATGGATCAGGTCTTCGAGCTCAGCTTCCACCATCCCGATCCCTTCCGTATCGACCCCACGACCCTGCCGCCCGCGGCGCAGGCCGTCGCCGCGGGCAACCGGACCGCGATCGAGGTGTACGCGGGCTCCGCCATGGCCGACGCGACCCTCGTCGAGCGGCTCGGCTCCCTGGACGTCCCCACCCTCGTGCTGTGGGGCGAGAGCGACGGGATCGTCGACGTCGACTACGGGCGTGCCTACGCCGCCGCGATCCCCACGGCCCGCTTCCGACCGCTCCCCGAGACCGGCCACTCCCCGCAGATGGAGACCCCCGACCAGGTCGTCGACGCGATACGGGACAGCGCCGACCTGGGCTTCCAGACCGTCCCCGCGCTCAGCACCGGCGGCTCCGACGGCCCGTCCGGCGCGACGAACTCCCCGTCAGCCAGCCGCAGTTGACGACCGGGGCGACATCCACGTCAAAGCCCGACGACGCCTAGCCCGACGACCGCCACGAGGGGGACTGATTCTGGCGGTCTGCTGCCTGAGCCTGCCAATGGCGGGCGGACAGAGCGACTTCGCGCCGGTACGGCGGAGACCTCGGACAGGTCGCCGCCGTACCGGTTGTTCAGGAGGTGCGTGCGACCTAGCGGCGCCCGCCCCGGCGGTCCGCGAGCCGGTGGACCGCCGCGATCAGCGTGTCCACCTCACCGTGCGTGTTGTAGAAGGCGAACGACGGCCGGACGGTGGCCTCCAGTCCGTACCGGCGCAGGATCGGCTGCGCGCAGTGGTGGCCCGAACGGACCGCGATGCCTTCCTCGTTGAGGGCGGTGCCGACCTCGGCCGGCTCGTACCCGTCCAGGACGAACGACACGATGCTCGCCTTGTTCGGGGCCGTGCCGACCAGCCGGAGCCCGGGCACACCGCGCAGGCCTTCGGTGGCGTGCTCGACCAGGGTGTGCTCGTAGGCGGCGATGTTCGGCAGGCCGACGCGCTCGACGTAGTCGATGGCCGCGGCCAGGCCCACCGCGTCGGCGATGTTGCCGGTGCCAGCCTCGAAACGGCCCGGCGGCGGCTGGAAGGTGGACTTCTCGAAGGTGACGTCGGTGATCATGTTGCCACCGCCCTCCCACGGAGGCATGTCCTCCAGGACCTCCCGCTTGCCGTAGAGCACGCCGATCCCGGTCGGGCCGAACAGCTTGTGCCCGGAGAAGACCAGGAAGTCCGCGTCCAGCGCCCTGACGTCGATCGGCAGGTGCGGGACCGACTGTGCCGCGTCGACCAGGACACGTGCCCCGGCGCGGTGCCCGATCTCGATGATCTGCTCGACCGGCACGATCGTGCCGAGCGCGTTCGACATCTGGGTGACGGCGACGAGCTTGGTCCGCTCCGACAGGAGCGCGGTGTACTCGTCGAGCAGCAACTGGCCGCTGTCGTCGACCGGGATCACCTTGATCACCGCTCCGGTCTGCTCCGCCAGCATCTGCCAGGGCACGATGTTGGCGTGGTGCTCCAGGTGGGAGAGCACGATCTCGTCGCCCGCTCGGATGTGCGCGGGACCCCAGGCCTTGGCGACCAGGTTGATCGCCTCGGTGGTGCCCCGGACGAACACGATCTCCTCGGCGGAGCCCGCCCCGATGAACCGCGCGACGGTCTTCCGGGCGCCCTCGTAGGCGTCCGTCGCCCGCGCCGCCAACTCGTGTGCCGCCCGGTGGATGTTGGAGTTCTCCCGCGAGTAGAACTCCACCAGCCGGTCGATCACCGCCTGCGGTTTCTGCGTGGTCGCGGCGTTGTCCAGCCAGATCAGCGGACGCCCGTTCACCAGCTCGGACAGGATCGGGAAGTCCCGCCGGACCGCCTGCACG from Streptomyces sp. NBC_01478 includes the following:
- a CDS encoding MarR family winged helix-turn-helix transcriptional regulator; the protein is MEPTAADTTPTSDPLTADELLLWQSLGRLVHSLPRALEQDMARTGVTMTEFAVLLLLSEAPDRRMRMSALAAASGVTPPRVTRIIEGLSRHGLVRKERHGQDARGSEAVLTDAGLRAMHAAQPAHLASARRRVLDHIPADLLPGMAETLAVLAEGRHRQQSSDLPR
- a CDS encoding cupin domain-containing protein, with protein sequence MTDVSVVGPDDGESIQLGPTRMRILEDGSTTGHRLGVGEITLAPHTDGPPQHRHARHDEGFYVVSGAARFTVGETVHDAPAGTLVMIPPGAPHTFANPTDGTTVLLNTFTPDLYVNYFRDLRDMIADGSPLTPEATIEAMSRYSTEPATDFA
- a CDS encoding alpha/beta fold hydrolase gives rise to the protein MASTTQYTVGVDGVGPVEVSVAAYGSGRPLLLLHGGAGPQSVTGFAEKLAAAHDVRVLVPTHPGFGGTVRPEALTSVSGLAALYDALLDHLDLTDVTVIGNSIGGWITAEIALLKSPRVSGIVLIDAVGIEVPGHPVADFFSLTMDQVFELSFHHPDPFRIDPTTLPPAAQAVAAGNRTAIEVYAGSAMADATLVERLGSLDVPTLVLWGESDGIVDVDYGRAYAAAIPTARFRPLPETGHSPQMETPDQVVDAIRDSADLGFQTVPALSTGGSDGPSGATNSPSASRS
- a CDS encoding family 2A encapsulin nanocompartment cargo protein cysteine desulfurase, translating into MTTPSPTGNEAAPSWLPDEETLSRMAGEFFRALPGQSAEAEAPTPAFDGRPERPTPTGLPRADSSPTTPPGPSAAQSAPAVPTGPPAPGPLPAQPAGVPSADFAPAVPTGLPAAESAAAVFTGSPAVDPLPPVPTGIPSMDPPPPAPTAGMSPPSGPPPTSAPATFMAGPYAGGAPGAVGAAPGGAGPTSEASAPPVAPGPPPVPSSGAPAHFPDPGPYYFLTEAPGYPAQAPELPGFGHLGLPPLPEMAAPTATNAPYYFVEEPDGSGAPSGLPLDQHPAFDVQAVRRDFPILSELVNGRPLIWLDNAATTQKPQAVIDRLVEFYSRENSNIHRAAHELAARATDAYEGARKTVARFIGAGSAEEIVFVRGTTEAINLVAKAWGPAHIRAGDEIVLSHLEHHANIVPWQMLAEQTGAVIKVIPVDDSGQLLLDEYTALLSERTKLVAVTQMSNALGTIVPVEQIIEIGHRAGARVLVDAAQSVPHLPIDVRALDADFLVFSGHKLFGPTGIGVLYGKREVLEDMPPWEGGGNMITDVTFEKSTFQPPPGRFEAGTGNIADAVGLAAAIDYVERVGLPNIAAYEHTLVEHATEGLRGVPGLRLVGTAPNKASIVSFVLDGYEPAEVGTALNEEGIAVRSGHHCAQPILRRYGLEATVRPSFAFYNTHGEVDTLIAAVHRLADRRGGRR
- a CDS encoding TIM-barrel domain-containing protein, whose amino-acid sequence is MLTGTAEASADAPTNHRTASVTSGSARFQILSPTLIRTEYAQDGKFADSATFNAIGRTAFAPTSYTSSTSDGWLTISTSALTLRYQEGSGPFDAQNLSVRLSAGGSPVDAAPWQRLTCALGALCEAEQLPHSGPGVASDHTGYTGSGFLAGFEGTGNSLSADVDVPTSGTYRFDARYANSLGGDGQNATRTLTLSVDGGASRTVSLPVTANWNTWGLAGSAVQLGAGHHTITLTRTAADSGDVNIDSVALVDQDGGFPLTSTTAITACGFGVNCEAEADRGSGSAITATDHAGYSGSGFVAELNQGAGLLTHVAGVPADGTYALQVRYANATGSDGRYQTRTAAVSSGGTTQTLSLPVTGDWDTWRTASVPVILKAGANDISVGCPDTASCHVNLDTVSVTAADSPPPQPHSALGGYRRSLDGFNGDNGTPATTPGLLYKDGWYLLDDTASALYDTGTRQVAQRPSHGGAPYQDGYVFGYGHDYKQALTDLATLTGPPQLLPQWAYGVWYSEYIDRTAADYENTILPAFRAEGVPLDVLVTDTDFKSPNTWSGWEIDTSKFPDPKGFFDWSAAQGLHNTLNVHPSILSGDPQFAQAQSTAKGKLRKGGCAPAASSGPGDCYTFDWGDPDQLKAYMDLHRTMDQQGNDFWWPDWCCDNSQSSLPGVTPDAWINQQYATDADKTIGRGFVVSRAYGSLQAGGYSGQQAMPTGPWADKRTTVHFTGDTSSTWGTLKAEVGYTPGEAAATGLSAISHDIGGHNDTTNLTGSETYTADGTTRTTHKLPDDMYARWVQLGTFQPIDRLHSNHSDRLPWQYGTAARASADKFLNLRENLVPYTYSLAQQASTTGVPVTRPMYLEYPNEPQAYATSGSEYFYGSDLLVAPVTTPGATATTSVWFPPGSRWTDYFTGQTYAGGTTQNITDGLDTMPVFVRAGAVIPTRTSNVTSNDKAPLTKVTLTVAAGASGSSSLYEDDGTSAGRGHTATTKIRYRETNSRHTLTIGPATGTFHGQVRNRQWTVSFLGVTAPNTVRVGGTQLSPHAYHFDSTTRTLTVTLPPRSVHAPITVTCG
- a CDS encoding alpha/beta fold hydrolase; translated protein: MYPRASAPDGFEHAVADVGDFGGVQLHYVVGGSGPAVVLIHGWPFSWIEWRALLPLLAARGFTVVAPDLRGSGDSQIPAGHWTKREEAADLRRLLRHLGHDRAFVVGTDVGAMTAHAWAQSYPEDVVRLVLSEAFLPGYGLEERMNPATGGSWHFGFHAQSDLAAMLTAGKEERYLSGFWSMMTAGGITAADRADLLRAHTRPDAMRGGFEHYATLVQDGRAARAGDRLTMPVLVLNGEHGLPQDVLLAGARAAATDVHHDTVPGAAHTFAADDPAWTADRLARFFTTTPAT